A stretch of the Clostridium botulinum genome encodes the following:
- a CDS encoding DUF3919 family protein, which yields MTNFQYKKIICLYVISFILMGAMGICLRASIANKLVVFDDKEQVLQYSSNSIPIKIQLYSKKWGELTINSGDLLKEFWNLVDSIPRSKDFYDSKIKNTPNEIIGTIFYLNGKKSTMYLNNNLRINDSYYGGDKSSAYINRLKNFIDDIFCTPSVLASLVNDKNKVTIVDKFNEVNKCGSNDKILIKNEIIKLKRISNNKKLEKAICNKGNLNYHIRIYRENLNKDNINSSKSKPGNYDIISIDIYENNYVIVRDYGEEIVDSFYMEGNLNTVCKNILGN from the coding sequence ATGACAAACTTTCAATATAAAAAAATTATATGTTTATATGTTATATCTTTTATTTTAATGGGAGCAATGGGTATATGCCTTAGAGCATCAATTGCTAATAAGTTAGTTGTATTTGATGATAAGGAACAAGTATTACAATATTCATCTAATTCCATTCCAATAAAAATTCAGCTCTATAGTAAAAAATGGGGCGAGCTCACTATAAATTCTGGTGATTTATTAAAGGAATTTTGGAATCTTGTTGATTCTATACCTAGAAGTAAGGACTTTTATGATTCTAAAATAAAAAATACTCCTAATGAAATTATAGGAACAATTTTTTATTTGAATGGTAAAAAAAGTACTATGTATTTAAATAATAACTTACGAATAAATGATAGTTATTATGGTGGAGACAAAAGTTCAGCATATATAAATAGATTAAAAAATTTTATTGATGATATATTTTGTACACCGTCAGTTCTTGCATCTCTTGTAAACGATAAGAATAAGGTAACTATTGTGGATAAATTCAATGAAGTTAATAAGTGTGGAAGTAATGATAAGATTTTAATAAAAAACGAAATTATAAAATTAAAGAGAATAAGCAATAATAAAAAACTTGAAAAAGCTATATGCAATAAAGGAAATTTAAATTATCATATTAGGATATATAGAGAGAATTTAAATAAAGATAATATTAATTCATCAAAATCAAAACCAGGTAATTATGACATAATTAGTATAGATATATATGAAAATAATTATGTTATAGTTAGAGATTATGGAGAAGAAATAGTAGATTCATTTTATATGGAAGGTAATTTAAATACTGTTTGTAAGAATATATTAGGAAATTAA
- a CDS encoding sensor histidine kinase, protein MKFGIKRKILFMNIAVLILSIAGIYVVTIYELYTRITNNSIDMLKKESYNSQAFVMEYLQNEDKFHVEKVLNEMSPFIATYLSSKSKVRVQIYNNSSIIGDSENYPNIKKDDDISNALSGKKAYIIRKIQGEYYILFSSPIYYNDSKLGCIRYIYNLDKENNIVFKTILSMTFFAVISILCSIILSNSFSNEIVKPIVILKKIARQVSHGKFVKNFEINSKDEIEDLSKSFNIMSNNIENMILKLKTEKENQKRFLDNITHEFKTPVAAIMGYSDLLLRVEDKKDTEQCIKYIKKSSDRLLNLVEQLLELSVLNKDEFQLKRKPVDIKTVVENSVMLLKPRMNKFGIDVKLKIDSKYINIDKEKTEQVILNILDNAIKYSECSEIIITMNYDEDFVKVCISDNGQGIPEEELDKIFEHFYTAHKSLQNKHGGSGLGLSICKEIMNKQSGKIQIESNEGTKVILKFKNQE, encoded by the coding sequence ATGAAATTTGGAATTAAAAGAAAAATATTATTTATGAATATAGCAGTTTTAATATTATCAATAGCGGGTATATATGTAGTTACAATATATGAACTATATACGAGAATAACAAATAATTCTATAGATATGTTAAAAAAGGAAAGTTATAATAGCCAAGCTTTTGTTATGGAATATTTGCAAAATGAAGATAAATTTCATGTGGAAAAGGTTTTAAATGAAATGAGTCCTTTTATAGCAACTTACTTATCAAGTAAAAGTAAAGTTAGAGTTCAGATATACAATAACTCTTCTATTATAGGAGATTCTGAAAATTATCCTAATATAAAAAAAGATGATGATATAAGCAATGCTTTAAGTGGAAAAAAAGCTTATATAATAAGAAAAATCCAGGGAGAATACTATATCTTATTTTCAAGTCCTATTTATTATAATGATAGTAAGCTTGGATGTATAAGATATATTTATAATTTAGATAAAGAAAATAATATAGTATTTAAGACGATTTTAAGTATGACCTTTTTTGCGGTGATTTCTATTTTATGTTCAATTATACTAAGTAATTCTTTTTCTAATGAAATCGTTAAACCAATAGTTATATTAAAAAAAATTGCAAGACAAGTTTCTCATGGCAAGTTTGTAAAAAATTTTGAGATAAATAGTAAAGATGAAATAGAAGATTTATCAAAGTCATTTAATATAATGTCTAATAATATAGAAAATATGATTTTAAAATTAAAAACAGAAAAAGAAAATCAAAAGAGATTTTTAGATAATATAACACATGAGTTCAAGACTCCAGTAGCTGCTATTATGGGTTATTCAGATCTTTTACTTAGAGTAGAAGATAAAAAGGATACAGAACAATGTATTAAATATATAAAGAAAAGTAGTGATAGATTATTAAATCTTGTTGAACAATTACTTGAACTATCAGTGCTAAATAAAGATGAATTTCAATTAAAGAGAAAACCTGTAGATATTAAAACTGTTGTTGAAAATTCTGTGATGCTTTTAAAACCAAGGATGAATAAGTTTGGAATAGATGTAAAGCTAAAAATAGATTCTAAATATATAAATATAGATAAAGAAAAAACAGAACAAGTTATACTTAACATTTTAGATAATGCAATAAAATACAGTGAATGTAGTGAAATTATTATAACTATGAATTATGATGAGGATTTTGTTAAAGTATGTATATCAGATAATGGACAAGGTATACCAGAGGAAGAGTTAGACAAAATATTTGAACATTTTTATACGGCTCATAAAAGTTTGCAAAATAAGCATGGAGGTAGTGGCCTAGGACTTTCTATTTGCAAAGAGATTATGAATAAGCAATCAGGAAAAATACAAATAGAGAGTAATGAAGGAACAAAAGTAATATTAAAATTTAAAAATCAAGAATAA
- a CDS encoding response regulator transcription factor, with translation MKILLVDDEESILNLVKMNLMFENYDVVTAECGKDAIKLFQSESPDLIVLDLMLPDMDGFQIIHEIQNINSEIPIIVLSAKNQINDRLLGLQLGADDYITKPFDSRELILRIRAISRRINKVKLTTNKETKKIIEKGFIKIMVLERRVFINLKEVNFTHIEFEILVLMVQNAYKVFTREELLDKIWGYDFSGNTRAVDIHIKRIRKKLLNHEEAIKTIYGVGYRFEV, from the coding sequence ATGAAAATTTTATTAGTAGATGATGAGGAATCAATATTAAACTTAGTAAAGATGAATCTTATGTTTGAAAACTATGATGTAGTAACCGCTGAATGTGGAAAAGATGCTATAAAATTATTTCAAAGTGAATCACCAGATTTAATAGTACTAGATTTAATGCTTCCAGATATGGATGGTTTTCAAATTATACATGAAATTCAAAACATAAATAGTGAGATTCCTATAATAGTTCTTAGTGCGAAAAATCAAATAAATGATAGATTGCTAGGACTTCAATTGGGGGCAGATGATTATATAACAAAACCTTTTGATAGTAGAGAATTAATTTTAAGAATAAGAGCAATTTCAAGAAGGATAAATAAAGTTAAACTAACTACTAATAAAGAAACTAAAAAAATTATAGAAAAAGGGTTTATCAAGATAATGGTTCTTGAAAGACGTGTATTTATTAATTTAAAAGAGGTTAATTTTACACATATAGAATTCGAGATATTAGTACTAATGGTACAAAATGCGTATAAAGTTTTTACAAGAGAAGAACTCCTAGATAAAATATGGGGATATGATTTTTCTGGAAATACAAGAGCTGTAGATATTCATATTAAAAGAATTAGAAAAAAATTATTAAATCATGAAGAAGCTATTAAAACTATATATGGAGTAGGATATAGGTTCGAGGTATAA
- the asnA gene encoding aspartate--ammonia ligase — protein sequence MTIDKKFVVPEGYKSSMDLKKTEIAIKKLKDFFERELAYKLNLIRVSAPLFVNASSGLNDNLNGVERPVAFDALDIKDEEIQIVHSLAKWKRMALHRYGFKPDEGLYTDMNAIRRDEELDNIHSMYVDQWDWEKVIEKKDRTEENLKEIVQGIYEVFKGTENFINNKYPEIDKILPEKITFITTQELEDIYPNLTAKERENAITKEKGAVFLMKIGDTLASGEKHDGRAPDYDDWSLNGDILFWYPVLNCALELSSMGIRVDEDALKYQLKKANCEERVELEFHKMLLGKKLPYTVGGGIGQSRICMFFLRKAHIGEVQASIWSDSVIEECKESGITLL from the coding sequence ATGACAATAGATAAGAAGTTTGTTGTTCCTGAAGGATATAAATCAAGTATGGATTTAAAGAAAACAGAAATTGCTATAAAAAAACTTAAAGATTTTTTCGAAAGAGAGCTTGCATATAAATTAAATTTAATAAGAGTATCAGCTCCATTATTTGTTAATGCATCTAGTGGGCTTAATGATAACTTAAATGGTGTTGAAAGACCAGTAGCCTTTGATGCATTAGATATAAAAGATGAAGAAATACAAATAGTTCACTCATTAGCTAAGTGGAAAAGAATGGCTCTTCACAGATATGGATTTAAACCAGATGAAGGATTGTATACTGATATGAATGCTATAAGACGTGATGAAGAATTAGATAATATACATTCTATGTATGTAGATCAATGGGATTGGGAAAAAGTTATAGAAAAGAAAGATAGAACTGAAGAAAATTTAAAAGAAATAGTCCAAGGTATATATGAAGTATTTAAAGGCACAGAGAACTTTATAAATAATAAATATCCGGAAATAGATAAAATACTTCCAGAAAAAATAACATTTATAACTACTCAAGAATTAGAAGATATATACCCTAATTTAACAGCTAAAGAAAGAGAAAATGCTATAACAAAAGAAAAAGGTGCAGTATTCTTAATGAAAATAGGGGATACATTAGCTTCAGGGGAAAAACACGATGGAAGAGCGCCTGACTATGATGATTGGAGTTTAAATGGAGATATATTATTCTGGTATCCAGTATTAAACTGTGCACTTGAATTATCTTCAATGGGTATCAGGGTTGATGAAGATGCATTAAAGTATCAGTTAAAGAAGGCTAATTGTGAAGAAAGAGTAGAGCTTGAATTTCACAAAATGCTTTTAGGGAAAAAACTTCCATACACAGTAGGTGGAGGAATAGGTCAATCTAGAATATGCATGTTCTTTTTAAGAAAAGCTCATATAGGAGAGGTTCAAGCTTCCATATGGTCTGATAGTGTTATTGAAGAATGTAAAGAATCAGGAATTACATTACTGTAA